A stretch of DNA from Limnohabitans sp. MORI2:
AAAAAGCCGCCCATCTGGGCGGCTTTTTCGTAGGTGAGTGCAGTGGCTCTCGGCTTTGGCGCTGGGGCCACCCTTAGGGTTTAAACGCTACGCCACTCAATCGGCTACCTGCCTTCAGTCCTTTTTTGGCAAACCAGCCTTGATGCATTTCCAGCACAAAACGCACAGGCTTTTCGGAGCAGTGTGAGTCCGTCGTTTGGGGCTTCATGTCTGCCAAGTTGACGATGGTCCCGTCATCGGCCACAAAAGCGGCGGTGAGAGGCAAGATGGTGTTCTTCATCCAAAAGCATTGCGTGGCCGGTTGCTCAAACACAAACAACATGCCTTCGTGCTGAGGCATTTCTTTGCGAAACATCAAGCCTATATTGCGTTGCTCGGGCGTTTGCGCCACTTGCGTGTCGATTTGGTACATGCCCGCTTGCAGCTTGATGCGGGGAAGATTGGTTTGCGGCGTGTCTTGGGCCCAAGCTGAGAAAGCCAAAGACGATAAGAGGAGGGTAAGCAGTGCACGTTTCATGTAGACGACTGTAGCGCAAGGTCAGAATAGGCCTGCAAGCGCTGGCTAGAATCGAAAGAGAAACGCTCACCACCACAGGAATCTTCATTCATGTCTCACTCGCACATCCAAGTGCCAGCCGCCGGTCAAAAAATCACTGCCAATGCAGATGCCTCGTTGAATGTGCCCGACCAGCTCATCATTCCCTTCATTGAAGGCGATGGCGTGGGACGTGATGTCACGCCCGTGATGCGCAAAGTGGTGGATGCCGCAGTGGCCAAGGCCTATGGTGGCAAGCGTCAAATTCACTGGATGGAAGTTTTTGCAGGCGACAAAGCCGCTGGCCTCTACGGTGCAGATGTGCGTTTGCCCGAAGAAACTGTGCAAACCTTGCGTGACTACAAAGTCTCCATCAAAGGCCCCTTGAGCACCCCTGTGGGGGGCGGCATTCGTTCACTCAATGTGGCACTGCGCCAAGCCCTCGATTTGTTTGTGTGCCTGCGTCCTGTGCAATATTTCAAAGGTGTACCTTCGCCTTTGAAAGAGCCAGAAAAAACGAATATGGTCATCTTCCGCGAGAACTCGGAAGACATCTACGCTGGCATTGAATACGCTGCCGAAAGTGTTGAAGCTCAAAAGCTGATTGAGTTTCTCAAAACCGAAATGGGCGCAACCACCATTCGCTTCCCCTCATCTTCAGCGGTTGGCATCAAGCCCGTGTCCATCGAAGGCACTCAGCGTTTCATGCGCAAAGCCATTCAATACGCGATTGACCACGACAAGCCCAGCGTCACCATCGTGCACAAAGGCAACATCATGAAGTTCACAGAGGGTGGGTTCCGTGATTGGGCCTTGGCTGTGGCGCAAAAAGAGTTTGGTGCGACGCTCATTGACGGTGGCCCTTGGTGTCGCGTGAAGAACCCCAAAACCGGCAAGAGCATCATCATCAAAGACGTGATTGCTGACGCCTTCTTGCAACAAATTTTGATGCGTCCTGCTGAGTATTCGGTGGTGGCAACTTTGAACCTCAATGGCGACTACATCTCCGACGCCGTGGCCGCGCAAGTGGGCGGCATTGGCATTGCACCTGGTGCCAACCTCTCAGACACCGTGGCTTGTTTTGAAGCCACGCACGGCACAGCGCCGAAGTACGCTGGCAAAAACTACGTCAACCCTGGATCCATGATTCTGTGCGGCGAAATGATGCTGCGCCACATCGGCTGGACAGAGGCAGCCGATGCTGTATTGAAAGCGATGGAAGCTGCTATCGCCACCAAACGCGTCACATACGACTTCGCGCGTCTGATGGATGGGGCGGAGCAGGTGAGCTGTTCAGCCTTTGGCGATGTGCTGATTGAGCAGCTTTGACAAGTCCTTAGGCGTTTTTAGTCAGCGCATAACGTTCGCTGTTTTTTGCCAAATCTAGAATCGATGTGACGCCCATTTTTTTAAAAATGGAGGCGCGATGAACCTCAATCGTGCGTGTGCTGTTGCCCAAGGTTTCTGCAATCTCTCGGCTCGTCAGGTTGTCCAAAATCATGCCGAAAATTTTGCGCTCTTGCTCAGATAGCAACGCTTCGTGGCTTTCATAAGTGGCCACAAAATCGCGGTTGGCTTTGATTTGATGCGATTTTTCTAACGCCAAGGCCAGTTTTTGCGTGAGCAAGAACGGGTCAAAAGGCTTGGTTAGAAAGTCGAATGCCCCCATGTGCATGGCTTCTACAGCCATGGCTACGTCGGCATGGCCTGTGATCAAAATCATGGGCCACACGCATTCGGGGTGTTCTTTGCGAAGCACAGCCATCATGTCCATGCCCGAGAGCTTGGGCAGGCGAATATCAGACACCACGCAAGTGGGCAAATGCAAGGCTTGTGGGTTGCTTTTCACGCTGGCCAAGAAGTCCTCAGCGCTTTTGTAGTGCACGCAGGTGTAGTTGGACGCAGACAAGAGCATGAGCAAGCTTTGAGCAAGCGCAATGTCATCTTCAATGAGCTGAATCGGATGTTGTTGGAGTTGAGCGGACATGCCGTGATTATGCGGTCACTTGCTTGGGTAAGAACAACGAAAACGTGGCGCCTGCACTGGGGTTGTTCACCCACCGAATGCGCCCACCGTAGGTCTCAGCCACCGATCGGCACAAGCTGAGCCCAATGCCCATGCCTTCGCTTTTGGTGGTGAAAAATGACTCAAACACATTGTCTGCATGCTGGTCTGCCACCCCATGCCCCACATCCGTGACATCAATCCTCGCCCACACACTGCCATTGCGTGATGTGTGCGTGTAGGCACGAATCTGAAGCTCTCGTTGGTTAGGTTTGACATCATGCATGGCTTCTAGGCCGTTGCGGCTGAGGTTGAGCACGACTTGCTCTAGCAGTGCTGTGTCAATTCGAGTGCGCAAATTTTTCTCGCATTCAATCACCATATGCGCTTGATGCTCTTTGGCTGACAGCTGCAAGATGGGTTCCAAATCGCGCATCATCGTCTGAATGTCAACGGTCGTCACCACATTGGGTTCACGTTTGAGGTAGTTGCGAATGGACTGAACCACATCACCTGCACGCATGGCTTGTTTGCGTGCGTTTTGCAATGCGTCTGAAAGTATCGGATCGTCATAGCCTTGGCTTTTCATGCGCATTTCGCATGCGGCCACATAGTTGGCAATGGTGGCCAAGGGTTGGTTCAACTCGTGCGCCAAAGCGGTTGACACTTCTCCCATGGTGCTCAACTGGCTTTGTTTGACCAAGGCCATTTCTTGTCGTGCGATGGTCTCCTGGGCGGTGCGGTGTTTTTTCAGATCCAAGGCATACCGCACCAACAAAATACACAACACAAGACCCAGCACAGCCAACAGAGCCGATGTGCTGTCGAGCGTCAAATCCGATGTCGCCAGATAGGTAAATACCAAATGCGAGTGAATACCAGGCAAGTCCAACGCATCAGCAGCCGTCAAGCTATTGGGCAACAACTTGGGCGCTTGCTCGCTGAAGCTCACTTGCATCTTGGGGCTGATTTCAACCCCAGACTTGGGAGGAAGCCAGTGGTTGCTGTCAACACGCACAATCCACAGCACATCATGTCCGCGTGCGGGTACCACCATCTCTGGAGTGCTTTGACCTGAAGGCGAGTAGCTGTGTGCCCAATACACTTTTTGCTGTTCGTTGGCTCGCAAAAAACTCAGCAAAACAGAAGGGGGGAGTTGCTGACGCCCAGTGGGTGACCATATTTCTTTGCTATGCGCCGCTTCCCGTTGCGCGAGCAGCATGCCCGACTCATCTCTGAGTTCGATGCGAATATAGCTTGGGTTCTCTTCCATCAAACGCTTGGCGCGCTGACTGAACGTCACAAAATCTGTTGCCTTTTCGAGCGCAGCCACACTGAGCAGTTTGTCTTCGTCATCTTTGATCTTGGCTTTGATTTGCGCCGTGTAGCGCTGTGCACTCGTGTGCAACTCGTTCATCCGTCGCTCTTGCACAAAGTCCGCTGACAAGACGATGGCCAAACCTGTCAAGGCGATGGTGAACGCAACAAGCACCAGCAGCTTGGCTGTGCTGTCTAAGCGATCAGAAAAAAAGGTGAAAAATTTTGGGGCCTGCATGTGCCGCCAAGGTTAGCGCTTATTTCAGCAAATCAGACAATTGCTGTCCGGATGTTTTCAGTTTGGGCACGATGTGTACTTGCTCAGCCGCCCACAGCTTGTGTGCAAAATCTGGCCGTGTACAGCCTTTGGCCTCCAAGTCCACGGCGTCTTCATAGCTTTTAAAACGCGCCAGTGTCTCTGAAAAATATTGTTGAGACGCTTGCGCCACCGCCTGAGCCGTTGCCGTGTCGGTTTGATAGCGGGTGCATTGTTCGCTCACACGCAGCAAACTTGGAAGTGCTGCGCACGCGCTCATGTTCAGGGCGTGCGAGGTTCGGAACTCCGCAATGGCTTTGTCCGCAATGGCTTGTTGCTCGTTAGCCAGAGCTCGAGCGGCGGCGACTTCCTTGGGGACTGATGCGCTCTTGCTAAAGAGTGGGCCAGGCGTGCTTGGCTTGGATTTGTTGGTGAATGTGCATGTCTGCTCTAAACGTGCCAAACCTGCCCGAATTTCGGCATTCAAACCCGCCTCTGGTTCTAAAAAAGCTTTGATTTTTGAACTCAGCAACGCCGCAGGCGCTGAATTTCCTACGGATTGGGCTTGAGCAAATGCGTGGGTAACGATTGCTGTTTGTATGTAAAGCACAACAGCTAGGAAGCACATGACGCCAATTCTCGACACCGCATCCTTGGCCCCAACACCAGGCACCAAAAACTGCTTGCAGTTATAAGAATTAACGTTTGTCAATTTTGCTTCTTTAAGTTAGATAAATACAACTACTTACCTTTCTGATCAAATTATTCTAAACCATATCTGTTGATCTCGACGTATATGCATCTCATATTGATATGAATCAAGTAAGTAGCTGCCGAAAAAAATATTTCGGGAACTACGTAGCATTTTGTTAAGTAATGTGATAAATTCCTCACAAGTGATAAATATTTAACAAAAGCAAGCAAACTATTTTTGTCCATGACAGAGAAGAAAAACAAATCTTCAAAGCTCGTGAGCTCCCTCAAGAAGGGCGCTCGCGGGCTTTTGTCTGGGAAAAAGGATCTCAACAAACTGGCTGCAGCGTTACCACTGACCGCAGTTTTGGTTGAAGAAGTTCGTGCAGCACAAGCCAAAAATCAAAGCGGCAAAGCCCCTGCAGAGGCGGTGAAACCACAGTCTGCGAATGAGCAGATCCAGTTAGATGTCAATCAAGGAGAGCTTGTTCTAGACAGCGCTGCAATTGAAGAGCAGGCATCAGCAGAACAGTCTGTCCAAGACGCGGCAGCAAATGCGCGAGATTCATTGCGTGCCGTGCTTCAAGATGAGATAGCCAGTGCGCAAGCCACAGCAAGTGCGAGCAAGATCGATCCTGCTGCACCCGATGCTGGGCATCAAGCCATTCGTTCTGTGTTGAACGATGAAATCAATTACGAAGTTGCAAAAGCTTTAGACGCTTCGCCCAAAGCCGCAGAGGTTTTGGCCAAGCTGCCTGACGTTAGCCTGCCTCAAGGGTTGACCGCCAATTTGGGTGCGTTCCCAACGGGGGGCGCGGCTGCAGTTGCTGTTGCTGCTTTGGGTGGCGGTGGTGGTGGCGTTGTCAGCTCCGCTGTGAGCGTGGTGACGGGTGGATCGCAATTGCCACCTGCTGTTCAGCTCGCATTCTCAGGCGCGGCGATTGACGGTTATGTGCAAGGCGCAACCGTTAACTACCAAGTCAAAGTCAACGGTGTTTGGACCACGGTCGCCACCACAGTCACCGATGCCAAAGGCGGCTATTCATTCACAGGCTTGGACGCTTCATACGCCACAGGTCGCGTGGTCATTGCTGGCGGTGGTTATGACGCCAACACCGGTCAGCAAGTGGGTGAATTCATCTCTAACGCATCCGCATCAGAGGCGGGTGGTTATCAAGCGGCCACACCGCTGACCATGATCTTGGCTCTCAGCGGCTTGACTGAAGACGAATTCAAGGCGCAATTGGGCATCAGCGAAGTGGCCGACCTCGGTAGCTTCGACCCAGTCGAAGCCATGAAGACCGGCAACGCCGCACTGGGTGAAAAAGTATTTTCGTTGCAACAAGGTGTTTACACACTCTTGCAAGCGGCCTCCACAGTGGCAGGCGGTGGCGTTTCCACCAGCACATCTTTGAACGATGCAGTTGCTGCGGTTGGTAAGGTCATTGCTGCTAACTATGCGGCCGACCTTGGCGTCATCAGTCTCCATGACTTGACTGTTGGCGCGATCAAAGAAGTTGCTGTTGGCACGTATGCCAATGCAGTCACGCATGCCATCAATCTGACCAACGAAAAGATTGCCGAGTACTACACAGGTTTAGCAGACGCTTTCCGTGAAGACCCACCGAGTGTGGAGTCGCAAAGCACTATTGCAGGCGCTAAGGCCGCTGCATCGGTTTCACAGTCCAGCTTGCTCAGTGCATTGGCGGTTGGCACTGAAGGGGCGGTTGCCGCTTTTGAAAGTTCTTTCCAAGCTGAGCTGACACTGCAAGTCAACGCTTTCAAGGAAGTCGCGGCACTCGCTGCATCTGATCAAGACCTCACATCCACGATTGCCAACCCCGTGTTCTTGGTGCAGCAAGCCCTGCAGTACACCGGTGGTTTGCCTACCTCTACGCAAATCAAAGATTTGGCGGGTGAGTTCACACAAATCTCGTTGGCCAAGCTGATTGACCTCAACGTCAGCAACGTCACCTTGCTGGGCACCAACGATCGCGTTGAGTTGTTGATGCAAGGCAATGGCTCTACCAACACCGATGCAGAGCTGGCCACCAAACTGCAAGACGGTTTGTTTGCCTCGAAGTACACCGTCACCTTGCGCGTCAATGATGGTGACATTGCGCAATTGCTCAAGCAGTTGCAAACCGTTGATTTGCATGCCGTCGGTATCGACATGCTCAAGCCCATTGCGGGCACACTCAAAATTTCCAAAGCCGATGCGATCAGCTTGATCGACGAGGGCCTGTCATTTGCCACGGGTTCATTCCAGCTCAAGCCAGGCGATAGCCTGAGCTTTGCCGATGTTCAAAAACTCGTCATCGATGGTGGCCTCAAGTTGGCCGACAACACCACCGTTGATTTGTCGGGTGCTGATGTTCAGCTCGACACCGACACCGCTTTCGATCTCATCGCCGCAGGTGCGAAGTTCACCAACGCCGACAACCTGTCGCTCTTGCTTGAAGCCCGTCACCTGAACGGTAACGCGCAAGCCGTGGTCGACAAACTCTTGTCCTTGGTTGGGGTGGGTGATGCATCCACCGGCCTGAGCTATGTGTTTGACACCAGCAGCCGTTCTCCTGCCAGCGGCGTCACCTTCACATCGGGCAAGTTGGCCCTGTCTGGCTTGACGCTCACCGAAGCACAAGCCTCTGCTTTGGTGCATGCTGACATTAGCCAATCGGTCAAGTTCAGCAACACCGCCATCAGCTTCAGCAACACCGCGTATGCCGGCAAAGTGGATGCATTTGTTGCTGAACTCAAAGACCTCTTTAAGGCTGGCATCAAAGACTTCACAGTCACGGGTGACGTCAGCAAAGACATCGCCACCAAGTTACTCAACATCGACTCCTCTGTCGTGTTGCATGCCACCGTCACCGAGCCTCTGACCGCCAGTATCGCGATGGGCTTCGCCGCACGCGGCATCACACCTACCAATGTGAACTTTGACATCGACTATGTCAAAAACTACATCTTGGTCGATGGCAACAAGCTCACATCCACCATCACGGTGAATGTGCCGTTCTCGGACGACACCATCACCCCCACAGACTTTGTCAACCTCATTGCTGCAGGCGTTCGCTTCCAGTCTGGCATTGGTTCTGTGCTCATCAAAGACACCGACACAGCCTTCACCATGGGCTCTGATGCGGTGGCCAACCAGCTCAAGCTTGTCAATGCAGGCTTGAAATTGGCCTTGGGCTCTGCACCGCTCACCGATGCTTCGCTCACACTCGCCAATGCACAAAAACTGCAAGCTGCGCACGTCAATGCTGCTGACCAAGTGTTTGGTGACATCACCTTGCAGCTCTCCAGCGCTGACATGGCTGCTGCCAACCTCAAAGCCACACTTGCAGCACTCAGCTACCACGACCTCAACGTTCGCCCCATCTCTGGCTCGCTCACAGCAGCGCAGGTTGATGCGCTGCAAACCGTCAAGCCTGGCTCGCCAGTGCACTTCGAGTTTGCCTCCTTGCAACTCGACGCCACATCCGTGGCTGTTGCTGCGCAAAAAGCGGCCAACTACTACAGCGGCTTAGGTATCACCACGGCGGTGGTCTCTGCCACGGGCATGACTTACGCGCAAGCTTCGGCACTGTCTGCTGCTGGCATCACCAAAGTCAATGCGGGCTTGGTCGTCACGCTGGATGCATCTGCTGCGACGGGCCACTTTGCAAATCTCGATAGCCTTGCTGCTATGGGCTTTACAAAGTTGTCTGTGCCCGCCACATCGGCCATCACCAAGGCTCAATTCGACGAAATCATTGCCGAGTACCCCAAGTTCACCTTTGAACCTGGTAGCAAGATTGACCTGAGCGATGCCGCCAACCCAGGCTTGGTCGGAACCACACTGGCCAAAGCTGCCATCTACAGTGCGGCGGGTCTGACCTTGACCAACATGGACACCCTGGCCGCCAAAGACATCTCGTTGTCACAGGCTGTGTCTCTGGCTGCCAAAGGCGCGCACTTTACGTCAGAAGTGAAGGGCGAAACCCTCGTCATTTACAAAGAGGCCAACACCGCCACCAAGACCTACTTGTCTGACTTGTCGTTGAACCAAGTCAAGTCATTGTTTAACGCAGTGGCAGGCGGTACCGATGTGGTGTTCAAAGACTTCACATCGCTGCGTGTGTCGTCCACCGAACTGGGTAACTTAGACGCAGCCATGGTTGCCAAGCTGGCCAAAGCCGGTTTGCCCGGCATCAGCCTGATTGACTCGCCTTCGTTGACGCAAGTCCTCAAGCTCTCTGGCTCATCGCTGCAATTCGTCGGTCCCGTCACGCTGGCAGATAAATCTATCACCAGCGTTAACGATGCACTCGTTGCCATCGCCAAGGGCGCGGTGTTCAGCGGTGCTAGCTTGATCTTGAAAGACACAGCGGCACTCACGAGCATGATCAGCGGTGGTGATTTGGATGGCAAACCCATTGGTATCCTCAAAGCCAAAGGCGTGACCACGCTTGACTTGTCTGGTAGCGGTATTTCTGTTCAAGACGCGACCACCCTCATGAATTGGGGCGGCATCAAGTTCGTCAACACCCAGTTGCTCACTGGCACAACCCCCATTGACGTTGCTGTGGTGGGTAACTTGGCTGCATTGGGCGTTTCTGTGCCATCCACGGCGGTCATCTCATCAAGTACCAACAGCGTCACCTTTGACCAGGCCTATGCCGTGGCGTCTAACGGTGGTTCGATTGCACTGAAAACAGGCTCGAATCCCGTGACTGCCCATGTCACTGTTGATGCCACTGGAAAAACTGCGCTGACGTACACAGAAGCAGCCACCGTTTTGAGCAAAGTTCAAAACGCTGAGTTCTCAGGTGTCAATTCAATCCAACTGGCTGCCAAAAACGCAGACTTCGCCGCTGTCGTCGCCCTGGCTGGCAAGCTGCAAGATGCAGGCATCATCTCGATCAAGCTTGCCACAGGTGCTGCGCTCAGTGTCAACATTGGACAACTCCAAACACTGACCACAGAAGGTGTGTCATTTGTCTCTGGCAGTGATGTTCGTCTCCAGCTCACATCAGGCGACCTGTCTGCGCAGTTCACCGCTATTGGTGGACTCGGCAGCAACACCGCTGGCGTTGGCTTCATCAAAGCGGCAGGTGCATCACTCACACTGAGCAGCGCTGACTTTGACAAAGTGACCAACGGCATGAAGTTTGTCCCTGCCGACATGGTCACCGTGCAAGTCAGCAGTTTGAACTCTTCCGATTTGGCTCGCTACAACACCGCAGGTGTTGACTTTGTGGGCGCTGTAGGCGGCAAGATCACCATCTCGGCTACAGCGGCTCAAGGCGTTGTCGATGCCAACACCGTCAAGCTGTTGCCTACCGATGTGGTCACCGTGTCGCTTAACAGCACTGAGCTCAATGCACTCACATCGGGATCGGTGGCAGCATTCAAAGCTGTGGGCGTCGATAACTTCGCTGTTGCGACGGTTAACAATGTCGCCCCATCTGTTCCGTTGTCTGCGGTCAAAGCCATTTTGGCCAACCAACTCAGTTTCACCAGCAATGTCACGGTGGATGTTCCGGTCACTGATGCGGCCGACCTGACTTACGTCATCGACAACTCTGGCTCGCTCGCGGGTGCTGGCGTGAAGCAAGTACACGTCACAGGCGGTGAAGCATCTTTGACCATGAAGCAACTCAGCAGCCTGTTGGCTGCGGGTACCGGTGGTGTGAAGTTTGTTGACAACATCAAAGTCAGTGTCAACACAGCGGCTGACTTGGCATACTTTGCCAGCAGCGCGACAGACATTCAGGCCTTGCAGCCAGTTAAAGAGCTCTCGCTGGATGCCTCCATCATCAACATTCCTTTGGCCACTGCGCAGCTCTTGGCCAAGAGCTATCACCTGACGCCACCTGCCACGGTATCTCTTGACTTTGCTGCCGCCACTCAGCTGACCCAGGCCGACGTCACCGCGTTGAACAGCGCAGGCTTTGTCACCTTTAACTTTGGTGGCATCAGTGTTGACCCATCCGCGCAACTCGATGCGTTTGTCGCCAAGCTGACTGGCGCAGGTTACAAGCCAGGTGAACTGCCCGTCGAAGTGACTGGCATCATGGTCAACACGACCTTTGCTAAGCTTGCATCGGCTCCGACTTACGATGCAGATAAGAAGCTGGCGGACTTTGGCTTCAAAGACAACACTGGCTTTATCAACAAGCCAAGCTTGAATTTGGTGAGTGCAGCAGCCGAGAAACCAGCCGATGGTGATTTGCTCTTTGACGGTAAAGTTTTTAAAGTCTTTGACAAAGGTGATTGGACAGAAGCCAAGACCATCATCTCCCCCACAGGCGTCGCCGTCAAAGTCATCGCGACCAACAGCGACAACGCCATCACCTCTGCTGAACTCAAGGCACTCACTAGCCTGACGGGCGGCAAGCTCAGCTTCACCGGCATCAACCTCCAGCTCAAGGACGTTGCTGAAGCCACAGGTCTCACAGCCAAGACTGTGACTGCTTACAAAGCGGTTGGCATCACATCTGTCGATGCTGGCTCTCTCAGTGGTTGGGATGTGAAAACTGTCACTGCAGTTCAATCTGCTGGTTTGAAGTTTGCCAATGTCAACAGCGCAAAAATCACAGATGCCACAGTCAACTTGAATGACTACCAAGCCATGAAAGGCTTGGGCTTCACATTCAATGCCACCACGCTCTTGCGTGACAAGGCAGTGGATGGCACTCTGTCAGCACCATCGCTCACAGCTGCTGTTGCTCAGCAATTGTTGGTGGCCAAAGACATCGGTCTCTCTGGCGTGGTGATCAAAGATGGCAGTTTGTCTGCCAGCACGGCGCTGTCGCTGTCAAAAGCTGGATTGATTGTTAGCAATGTCTTGGTGTCAGGCAATGTTTCAGTTGACGATGCCTTGGCTTTGCTCAATCCAAGCTCCACCAACAGTGCACCCACATTTGCGGTGAAGGGGTTCTTTAGCGGCAACACGCTCACCACAACCGCGACCAAGCAAACCATCGACATTGATCAAGCGCTCAAGCTCACCAAAGTGTTGGGCTTGGGCGATGTGCGCATCAAAGTTGAAGCAGGCAGTGCTGATACCCCTGGGCTGTTACCAAAGTTAGCCACGTTGCTCGCGCAAGATCCAAGCGCTAAATTTGCAACGGGTTCGTTCTTGACTTGCGACAGCTTGACGTTGTCACAAGCTAAACAGCTTTTCAGCTTGGGCGGTGGCTTAGTCAGCACGGGCGCAAGCGGCGTAGAGCTCAAGCTCACACTCGACAGCAGCAACTCGAACTTCAGCGAAATCTTGGGCGTTGCTCAAGCCCTCAAAGTTAAAGTCATCGACTGCGACAGCAAACCACTGACGCTTTCCACCACGCAGTACGCGGACTACGTTGCTAGCAAGATCACGCTTGAAAAAGTTTCTGGCAACATCCAACTCACAGTTGCATCGCCAGAAGACATCACCTACGTGGTGAACAACGCGGTGACTCTCAAAGGCAAAGTTAATCTTGTCACGACAGGTACATCGCTCACACTGACCAATGAGCAGTTTGCGACTTATCAAGCAGCGGGTGCTGCAGGCGTTAAGTTCGCCAACACTGTAGCCATCAGCGTATCGTTAACGCAAGATCAACTCGATGCATCGAATCTTGCCAGCACACTGGCCACACTCAAGGCTGCCAACGTGGCAGGTGTTGTGTGTTTGGCTGACAAAGGCTTAAGCAACGCAGCAGTGACTGACTTGATTAAGTCAGGCGTGACAGTGTTGGGTTCACCCACACTCAAAGTACAACCCGAGCCAGAAAAAGTCGGTGAGCTGTTCTCCGCTGGTTTCAATGTGCAGGTCACACCCGACCTCACCAACGTCTCCATCAGCAAGGCGCTTACGCTGGCTGCCATCGATGGCGTTAAAACAGTGTCCTTGGTTTCTGGTGCATCAGAGTTGACGGTTAGCCAGTCGGATTGGCTCAACCCAAGTGCGCGCGCCATCATTGACAAAGTACTGTTGTCCACCGGCAGCAAACCAGCCATGAACATCACCGGCGTCGAAGCCGGAAAAGTTGAATCCTTGTTGGCAGAGCAGGGCGTCATCATCAAGCAGTTGGCATTGCAAGCGGGCCAATCCATCATCACCAGCACCTCGCAATGGGATGGTCGTTGGACTGAACTGACTACAGGTCAAAACCCTAAAGTCATTGGGCTCGCAGACGCAAATGTCACCATTGCCGGTGTTTCTTCCCAATCTGAAGTTATTCGTCTTGCCAGCCAGACATTGGTCGACAAGGTGTACCTGTCCTCTTCTTCAGGCTTCAAGCTCGATGCGAGCAATCTCACGGCAGACGATGTAGCCAGCTTGGCTAAGGTGTACTACGCGGGTGGAGCTGTCAGTGTGAT
This window harbors:
- a CDS encoding DUF192 domain-containing protein, which codes for MKRALLTLLLSSLAFSAWAQDTPQTNLPRIKLQAGMYQIDTQVAQTPEQRNIGLMFRKEMPQHEGMLFVFEQPATQCFWMKNTILPLTAAFVADDGTIVNLADMKPQTTDSHCSEKPVRFVLEMHQGWFAKKGLKAGSRLSGVAFKP
- the icd gene encoding NADP-dependent isocitrate dehydrogenase yields the protein MSHSHIQVPAAGQKITANADASLNVPDQLIIPFIEGDGVGRDVTPVMRKVVDAAVAKAYGGKRQIHWMEVFAGDKAAGLYGADVRLPEETVQTLRDYKVSIKGPLSTPVGGGIRSLNVALRQALDLFVCLRPVQYFKGVPSPLKEPEKTNMVIFRENSEDIYAGIEYAAESVEAQKLIEFLKTEMGATTIRFPSSSAVGIKPVSIEGTQRFMRKAIQYAIDHDKPSVTIVHKGNIMKFTEGGFRDWALAVAQKEFGATLIDGGPWCRVKNPKTGKSIIIKDVIADAFLQQILMRPAEYSVVATLNLNGDYISDAVAAQVGGIGIAPGANLSDTVACFEATHGTAPKYAGKNYVNPGSMILCGEMMLRHIGWTEAADAVLKAMEAAIATKRVTYDFARLMDGAEQVSCSAFGDVLIEQL
- a CDS encoding response regulator translates to MSAQLQQHPIQLIEDDIALAQSLLMLLSASNYTCVHYKSAEDFLASVKSNPQALHLPTCVVSDIRLPKLSGMDMMAVLRKEHPECVWPMILITGHADVAMAVEAMHMGAFDFLTKPFDPFLLTQKLALALEKSHQIKANRDFVATYESHEALLSEQERKIFGMILDNLTSREIAETLGNSTRTIEVHRASIFKKMGVTSILDLAKNSERYALTKNA
- a CDS encoding sensor histidine kinase — translated: MQAPKFFTFFSDRLDSTAKLLVLVAFTIALTGLAIVLSADFVQERRMNELHTSAQRYTAQIKAKIKDDEDKLLSVAALEKATDFVTFSQRAKRLMEENPSYIRIELRDESGMLLAQREAAHSKEIWSPTGRQQLPPSVLLSFLRANEQQKVYWAHSYSPSGQSTPEMVVPARGHDVLWIVRVDSNHWLPPKSGVEISPKMQVSFSEQAPKLLPNSLTAADALDLPGIHSHLVFTYLATSDLTLDSTSALLAVLGLVLCILLVRYALDLKKHRTAQETIARQEMALVKQSQLSTMGEVSTALAHELNQPLATIANYVAACEMRMKSQGYDDPILSDALQNARKQAMRAGDVVQSIRNYLKREPNVVTTVDIQTMMRDLEPILQLSAKEHQAHMVIECEKNLRTRIDTALLEQVVLNLSRNGLEAMHDVKPNQRELQIRAYTHTSRNGSVWARIDVTDVGHGVADQHADNVFESFFTTKSEGMGIGLSLCRSVAETYGGRIRWVNNPSAGATFSLFLPKQVTA